GCTAAGAAATTCTTTGGTTTGTGTCTGAGTCTTGATCCAGTCTGTTATCCGGCGTTTTTTCTATGCAATTCCCAAAGTAAACAAGAAGAAATCAACTTTTTGTATGGAACCACTGCTTCCTATTGTGTGCGGCTGGGAAAAATGGCTAAAGAACGGCAAAAGGGTACAGTAATAACACCTTCGATCACATTATTTTTCCAATCTGCATGAGTTAATTCAGCCTTACTTAGGTTCTTCCAGAAGCTTGGCGGTTTTTCTAGTAAAAGGTTGTGATCCGCGAGTTTGTTACATCTGTATGTATGGCGTGTTTAAAAATGAAATATTAAAGCTCTTCTGCTCCACTATAGACGACATAGTTCAACATTTGAACAGCCAAAGGTAAACCAGAATCAAGAGCATTGCGATCGAAACCGAAACCAAAAATGAGCTATACCACGAGTCGAAAATCTTGGAGGACAAAATTAACAGTCTGACTAGCCGCTCGGGGCGCTGGCGGCAGTGCTATAGCTCGGCCGCAGAGCCCTACGGAAGTGTACGTTCTTTACCTATGCATTTCTCTATGCTTAGATGCCCGCCACATCTCCTTAAAAAAATACACTCCAGCAGCCGTGTTAGCCCACTGCTACGGAGATCAATTGGTTCGATACATGTTGAATAAAAAAAGCTGGGACGTCAGAAAACGACTGATAAACAGCTTTCCTCATCGATCAAAATGCACGATACGTACACCTTGCTGACGTTTTCCTGTTCACAGCTTTCACGCGTATAGCTCGTCGGATGTAGCCAAGAAAACTGGCAACAATTTTAGGGAATGAACTGCAGTGCTGTAGACCGGGAATGCCCTACTTTTGCGTAAGTCGAGCGGAATGTCTGAATGAAAAGCCAAGAGTGGACAGCGCTTATCTCCAAGGCAATCACTTCGTTTTATAAAAATTTACGGTTTTCCGCACGACGAGTCGAATCTGTAGAGCATGTTCTGCGATGACCTGTCATGAAATCGTCTTAAGTAGTCTTACGACACGTAATAGTTGCACGATTTCAGCGAGGCATAATTCAAAGCTCAATTATACGCTATACAGGAACGAAACGCCATGATTCCACTTTGACAAAAGAGTCACGCTTCAACGATGCGTAACGGGTCAAGAGTGACCTGTGATGTCATGGTGTCGCAGTAGGAAAATAAGACCCCTATATAAACGAAGCCTCCCACTTCGACAACATAGTTCCACACCTAGAAACACGAAATCATGAAGGCACTGGTGAGTGTGCCTTTCGTTTTCCACCACAAGCGATTCCACCAGTCGGGATTATTGATAGCATAAGAAGGTGCAACTCTGGGCAGCAGAACTAAGGAAAATCTGGCGTAATTGTAGTCGCCATGCTCTAGGGCTGCCATGTGCTCGGTATCATTGAAGCCCTAAATTAAGTGTTTAACACCGTTGTAAGTTAATCATAAAAGAAGGCTATAATTTTACAGGCGTAATAACGAGAAGGCGTAGCGGATAAAGTTCGCAAAACACATTTGAAAACTAAGGCAGGACAAAATAATTTCCATAATATAATTTTATTAGCACAAAAATTGAAGTTAGGCGAATTCATGCGgttgatgtttttctttttctgttttacaGTGATATTAAATGCATTTATTACTCCTTCATGGCACAATATTAGCGTTAGGCGAATGTGTGTTCGTTCCGCAATATTATTTTGTATTCTGTGCTGCGCAAAATTGAGTGCTAACTGAGGTTAAACTCTGTTTCTGTTGTTCAGCTAACTATCTGCGTGATTGGCTTGGTCCTGTCGGTGGCCAACGCCATCCTGCTTAAGGGTCTCGCACTGGGTGCCCTCGGGCTTGGTGCTGGTGCTCTGCTTGGTGCCGCTCTGGCCCGTGGTGGTGGAGGCGGAGGCTACGGCCACTACGGCCACTACGGAGCACCCTACCCAATGGCATGGCACGGCGGTTATGGAGGTGGATACGGAGGACACTACAGTGGATCTTACCACGGCTCATACCACGGAAGCTACGGTGGCTACGGGGCTGGCTTTGGTCCTGGCTTTGGCCCTGGCTTTGGTTATG
This Dermacentor silvarum isolate Dsil-2018 chromosome 6, BIME_Dsil_1.4, whole genome shotgun sequence DNA region includes the following protein-coding sequences:
- the LOC119456668 gene encoding keratin-associated protein 6-2-like, encoding MKALLTICVIGLVLSVANAILLKGLALGALGLGAGALLGAALARGGGGGGYGHYGHYGAPYPMAWHGGYGGGYGGHYSGSYHGSYHGSYGGYGAGFGPGFGPGFGYGY